The DNA segment TGCAGTGGCGCCTGGCCTCCGGGCCCCATCTGGCCCCCAGGAGGGTGGGGCTGTTGCTGGTCCGTTTTGCTTTCCCCCAGCTGCTCAAGCCAGATGGACTAAAGGTAAGGGATGTGGGCTGACTGACCCCTTTCCCCGGCTCCAGGCCAGACGGGCCGCTTTGTGCTCGTGCAGCGTCTCAGAGAGAAGGAACGGCAGCTGCTACCCCAGGAATGTCCTGTGGGTGCCCAAGCGACCTGCGGACAGTTTGCCAGTGATGTCCAGTTTGTCCTGAGGCGGACAGGACCCAGCCTCGCTGGGAGGCCCTCCTCGGACAGCTGCCCTCCCCCTGAGCGCTGTCCCATCCGAGCTAGCCTTCCCCCAAAGCCTCGACCAGCACTGGACCGTGAGCCCTGCAAAGCACTGACCTTCAGCCTGGGGTGCTCTGGGCAGGCCCCCGGCCCTGTGCCACCCGAGCCTCTGGCTCCCGTAGTGCCTGTGCCGGGCTGCTGCACAGACCTGCAGGGCCTGGAGCGAAGGGTGCGCAGGAACGCAGTGGAGCTGGGCCAGGAGGCCTTCTGGGAGCAGGAGCTGCGGCGGGAGCAGGCCCGGGAGCGCGAGGCACAGGCCCGTCTGCAGGCGCTGAGCGCAGCTACGGCTGAGCACGCAGCTAGACTGCAGGCCCTGGACGCCCAGGCCCGTGCCCTGGAGGCCGAGTTACACCTGGCTGCAGAGGCCCCTAGGCCCTCCTCGCCCACCGCGTCTGTGGCTGAACGCCTGCGCCAGGACCTGGCCACCCAGGAGCGGCAAAGCATGGAGGTGCAGGGCAGTCTCGCCCTGGTGGGCCGGGCTCTGGAGGCTGCCGAGCACGCCCTGCAGGTGAACCCACAGGACCCGCACCCCAGCCCGTGCCCCCAGcgcggggttgggggagggagtgggCGTTGGTCTCCAAATCAGAATCAGAGCCTGAGGGTCCCGTGTGCCCTAGGCCCAGgcccaggagctggaggagctgaACCGGGAGCTGCGTCAGTGCAACCTGCAGCACTTCATCCAGCAGACGGGTGCTgcgctgcccccgcccccacggCCAGACGGGGACCCCACTGGCACTCAGGTCAGAGCAGTTCTGGAGGGAGGCCAGGTCGGTGAGGGGCCCGCCCAGCCCCAAGCTGACTTGCTCTTCCCATAGGATCTTCTGCCTCCATCCAGAGAAGAGCCCTTCACGGGAGGCCCCCGGAGTCCGGCCCTTGTGTCCAGCCTGAGCCCAGAGAGTATGTCTGTCTCCCCGCTCTGGATGGGGTGAGGTCCTCCAGTGACCCTCCTCAGCCCTCTCAAGTCTGTGTCCTCCCCACAGTTGCCCCCATGAGGCAGAACTCCTTGAGGTAGCAGCTCTCACCTCAGAGTGGATGTCCGCAGCCAAGGTTAGCCTAGCCTGGATGACAGAGGCCAGCCCGTGGTCACAGAAGACTCCTTCCACCGTGCAGTGGGAAGCCCTGGAACCCGGAGCCTGAGACGGGACACCTTGGAGCCCTAGGATTCCTGCTGCAGGGAGCACGGGAAGGCTGAAGACTCTTGCCCTAGTCCTTGTCGAATCTGCCAAGACCCTGGAGAAGCTAGGGGCGTGGCCAGCCCTGACATCATAGCCCCCAAAGGCCACAGCTTTCTTGGGGACAGGAGGTGCACAGACCCTGTGTTCAACCTATGGGTATGTGCTTGCATGCGGGAGGTATCCTTGCCCACATCCGTGTGTACACTGGCTCCCTACCCCGACATTAAAACCTCAATAAACTGCCTCCCATGGCTTAAGCGTGTCTTGAGACTGCACTGGGCAGGGTCTGCAGGGTCTCTGAGTAGTCCCCTGAACTGCCTGGGGCTAGCCACAGTTAAGGGTCCTGAAACAGAGGTCTCCCAGGG comes from the Bos mutus isolate GX-2022 chromosome 22, NWIPB_WYAK_1.1, whole genome shotgun sequence genome and includes:
- the RASSF7 gene encoding ras association domain-containing protein 7, with protein sequence MLSGLAAMELKVWVDGIQRVVCGVSEQTTCQEVVIALAQAIGQTGRFVLVQRLREKERQLLPQECPVGAQATCGQFASDVQFVLRRTGPSLAGRPSSDSCPPPERCPIRASLPPKPRPALDREPCKALTFSLGCSGQAPGPVPPEPLAPVVPVPGCCTDLQGLERRVRRNAVELGQEAFWEQELRREQAREREAQARLQALSAATAEHAARLQALDAQARALEAELHLAAEAPRPSSPTASVAERLRQDLATQERQSMEVQGSLALVGRALEAAEHALQAQAQELEELNRELRQCNLQHFIQQTGAALPPPPRPDGDPTGTQDLLPPSREEPFTGGPRSPALVSSLSPEIAPMRQNSLR